CTTGTCGGTTATGATCATCTTGTTGTGTTTCATGCTTACCTTGCCTTAGTTTGTGTTGGTTCTCTTGCAGTTCAGCATTGATGTTGTCTTGGTTTCGGTGTTTGCGTCCCTATAAATAATTTTGCCGTGGGTTCTTTTTCTTGTTGCATGTAAAAATAATCGTCATGGTTGTATAATTTGGACAAAGGGTGCAACACCTTTAAAGGTTGGGGAATTGTAGAATAAATTACTTGAGTTATGGAAATATTTGGTTACGTGGGGGTTGATCACACTAGGTAAAGTATTCTATGAGTTATCTTTCTCTTTCGTTGAAGACCTTAGAAGTATCCAATCAATTAGTTCATGGAATACTAATCTTGGATATTTGAAACTTTTCACGCGGACTCACAACTTTAACGCCAATCATCAACAGCAAACAACTTCTTAGGTCTAGGTTTGTATTAATGGCTTTGCACAAGAGTATTGGCGCCCCAAGATTGAATTTTCCATTGCTAGCAGTTTAAGTACACCTATTTGCTTGGATAATACTGCTAGTAGATCAAAAGTATTAGGATGTGATATGACATGATGTTTTCTAGGTTGTTCTCCAATTCTATGTCCAGTATTTGATTATTCTTAATTATAACTCCAATGTTGTTGTGCTTATTCATAAGATTGTCGTTCCTAGTAAAATGGAGCATTATAGATCATTTGTGTTTGCCaacttaaaattcaaaaatgttATTAAAGTTATTGTTGATTATTTTGTCACTTTTATGCCTCATATCATTTCTCCTCATCAAAGGGGATTCATTCAAGGTATGTATATTGGTGATTGTATTTGTCTCGCTTCAAAAACTATTAATATTACAAACTAAAACAATTGTGGAAAATTTAGCTCTCAAGATTGATATAAGAAAAAACTTTGACACTATATATTAAACTTTTCTTATCAAAGTTCTTCAGACTTttggtttcaacaacaagttttttcattggattaaaaccATTCTCAAGTCTGCTAAGCTATCTATATTTGTTAATGTCAAGTATGTTGGCTACTTTTCTTGTCGAATGAGGGTCAGTCAAGGGGAccttttatttcttcttttgttttgcaTTTCTTAAAAGGTTCTTAGCAGGGTTATATTCTAGTTGGTTGATGATAACTCTTTTACTTTGATAAATGGTCCTACAAGCATTTTTGCTCCTTCCCATGTTATGTATGTCGGTGATTTGATGATATTTTGCAAGGCTTATATTTCCAATGTTAACAACCTTCaaagtatttttatatatatatgccaATATATTCAGATAAAATATTAACCTTAATAAATCTACACTTTacacatgatttttttttgttttagatgGCATAATATCTTAGCCGATTTGCTTGGGTTTTCTATTGGCTATCTCCCATTCTCTTATCTTGGAATACCTATTTACAAGGGAATGCATAAAGTTTCTAAGTTACAATCAAGTGTTGATTGCATCAAGACTAAACTTGTAGCTTGGAAAACATTTCTCCTATCTATcacaaatataattcaattgttGAAAAATGTCATTCATGGTATGTTGATTTATAGCCTCCACATATATTCTTGGTCGACTTTTCTTCTCAATGATGTAGACAAATGGATTAGGAATTTCATCTGGTATGGTGATATTGTGAATAGAAAATTGGTTAGTGTTTCCTGGCATAAAAATCTTCATCCTCTTAATAAAGGTGGTCTTGTTATCAGGTCTTTGAGAGACCTTAATAATGCTGCTATTATTAAACTTGTTTGGGATCTAGTTACTTCTAGTCAACATTGGACCATTCTTCTTAAAAGGTGGGTCTTTTGAAGCCATATGCATATTAAATATAACATGGATTCCTCTTTCTGAACTGCACTCAAATCTAAGTTAACTACTATATACGAGAACAACAAATGATAACTTGGCAAGGGTGACAATGTTAACTTTTGGGTCAATACTTGGTTGGACAATTATTTGGTTTCTATACTTAATATTGTTGAGGACAAGTAACCTCATCTTCATGCCACGATTAATCATTTCATCCAAGATTTTCATTGGAAAGTACCTTATATTCTTTTACATACTTACCCTCACTTGGTTGCCTTGTTGACCAAAACTActattccaaattttgaatgtgagGATCTTCTGGTTTGAAGATTAAACAACTCTAGATTTTAAAGCTTTAAGGAAGTTTATCTATTCTTCAAGCATTTAGGGCAACAAATCCATTGGGCCAAAGCTATTTGGTATAATAACATTCCTCCTTCCAAGTCTCTCTCGTTTTGGAGATTGCTCCATAACAAGATGTCTACTGATGATAATTTAATCTCTCGAGGTTgtcaaattatttcaaaatgtGAGCTCTATAAATGTGAAATGGAGACTATCACTCATCTCTTTTTATCCTCCTCTTTTGCCATTAGGCTCTAGTTTTGGTTAAGCTCTATTTTTTACTCTCAAATTGATATTGGTTCGGTTCAAAATCTTCTTGTCATATGTGACAGGTTGGTTCCATCAATGTAAAGATATTATTTTGGCCAACATAATTTTTACTATTGATATTCTTTGGTATTGCAAAAATCAAGCTCAATTTGAAGGCAGGATTCCTGTTTTTCATATTGTTATCAACATCATTATTTTCAATGTATCTTTATCTGAAAATTACACTTCTAGCACAATCTCCAACTCTATTTAGAAATTTCAAATTCTCAAGTCCTTTCAACTTGGAGCTCATCCTCCTAAAGCGCTTACCATCAATGAGGTGATATGGCATCCCCCAAAGAGTATTGGATTAAATGTAATATTGATGGTGTTGCATTTGGATGTCTTCATCCTATTGCTTGTGGAGGTATATTTATGAATAATTATGTTGCTTCCTtggattgttttgttgtgaattTGATGATTACAATTTCACTTCATGTTGAGCTTTCGGAAGTTAAGATTGCTATTAAACAACCTATAAGAATGAGTGACGATTTctatgaattgaatttgattcacaattgaaAGTTTTggcttttaaaaatagtaataaccTTGTTCCTTGGTCCATTAGAAATAGATGGCGTATTTTTCTTGAGATGATTAAAAGAATGAGTTTTACTATATCTCATATTTTAGAGATGAATCAATGTACAAATCAAATTGCTAAACTGGGACTTcacattgttaacaaatatTGGTGGGATATTTTTCCTTCATACATTTCTGATGTTTTCAATAGAAACGGGATGGGTATCCCTTAATAtagattttattgatatttatagGTGTTTACTACACTCTTTTTCCCTTCACCGTGGTTTTATCCCTAGGGGTTTTCCTAGTAAGATTTTTAATGATGTACTACTTTGTGTATCCTTAAGGATTATTTTCTTGGGTTTTGGCATAGCCCCACAAGCATcttgtatattattttattttacttttcagAGTTAAATAAGGTTGTATTCCCTATAAAATCTTACTATGttatttttagtccttataaaaaaatttatcaacttttAGTGCCTTAaaaattttcctttttattttttatccataaatttaaacaaactattatttaacttttaaaatttgtaatgattttttacaataatgtttagaatatatttaacaacttccgcacaaaaatttagaatttttcaacaaatgattaattaaatatgaatgctTAAGCTTTATGTGCTTAaacattcatatttaatttatttcttgttaaaaaattcaaaaaatttgtagAAAAATTTTCGTATAATATTTTAGAGTGCTGCAAATGATAGATGATTAATTTGAGATGCCAACATAGTTGGGATATCAAAATAATCATGTGATATTTTTGCACTTTATTTttgctataaaaaaaatataagattttgTTTAATTGGCTCAAGGAATTTCTTATTGTAATTACAACAATTCATCATTTTATAGGGAATAGGACTAGAAGTAGGCCACCTGCGAGCACAATTGTGGCCGAACcaatataaattttggtgtCTTCTTCTCAACCCTTAATTACTCTCTTACATTTAgcaatttgattttaataaaattgtatgataaatttttatttgattgtgATTTATAAACAATTGTTTGTAATTATAAAAGggttaaataagattttagaccatataaaattttaaaatttcgttCTTAGTTTCTATGAAATTATTATGCAAGCAGTTTTAGTCCTTCCTAGaacactaaaatatatttttaaaatgattttttttacaaacatacTTACGACACTATAAAAAGTTCCTCcacaaaaaatagattaatattcaatttttaagtCCATAATCTAAGTACTTTTATCTTCTGtatatgacatttaaaaaattcatatttaattaatcacaatttaaaaaattataaacttttgtGAATGAACttttaatattgttataaacatgattgtaaaaaataattcaaaaaattagaAGTTGAAAGATGTTTCGTTCTAGAAAGAACTAAAAGAAATTGTAGAATAATTTTGTAGAGACTAAAAAATGTGATTTCCTTTTACACGAACtagaaacaaaatttcaaaattttatatgcGCTAAAATTTAACccttcataaaaatatgttttttttttattaaattgaagaaatttaCTATGTCAAGATTGAATCTTTTCTTGATTCTAATTCAATTGAAGATTTTGttgcagtttttatttttataaaagattagGTTTTTAACGTAGAAACATTTGACTAAGGTTAAAAACTTTATCTTGAAATTTGTGCACAAGCCTTGATTGAATGTAATTTTGTTAGTcttaataaaatttgtattcaATTAGTTTTAGtgttattaatttgatatagCTCTTGTTTAAGGGTGATACACCGATTACGTTGTCAGTTTTACGGAAAAAAACTTTTAAGAATATGGAAACTGATTGGTGCATGACAAGTTATTCCCattggaaaaatattttatgacttCTCCTTTGCTTCTAACAAGGATTTTTCAAAGTATTTAAATCGGTGGGATATGGAACTTGAAACCTAGTTTTCTTTGAATTTTCTCTTGAACGAAAGATTTTAATTtggatttgaaaaaaaaacacaaaggtCCAATGTTGGACTCGTATCAACAACTTGTCTCTGGAATATTGGAGACCAAATATAATTTTCACAATTGCTTCAAGTATTGTCTTTCCATTATTATCTCTTGATAGAGCAACCAACTCAAAAACATGGGAAATTTTCACACGAGTCTTGGTCGATTTGAACATGATACAATTTGAGATATCGCATTTTGGTCAAACATGATTATGATTTATATACTCTATAAATCATGAAACCATTAACCGTCTTGGTTGATTTGAACATGATACAAGAACATGATTACGAAATTAACCGTCTTCTTAGAATCTTATCACCCTTTCTAAATTCAGGAAACCATTAAGCCTAACATGATCACCTTCTGTTGTCTTTGGTAGAACATCGAATGTAAATCGTCGGCATTTGGAGCTTTGTTGCTCAATGTCACCTCTATTTCCATCAATCTTCTACTCTCGTCAATCCATTGAGGAAAGGCACCCGTGACGCAAGAATTATTCTTATCTTCATCATTAGTGAAAAGATCTTTAAAGTAACCAATAATCATCATCTCCATCGCTCATCTAATTTCCATCTCTATCTTGTAATATCTTGAATTGGGTTTTCCCTCTTAACCGTAATCACCCCATGaaaaattactataaaaaatttaatttaatttatatacatggacactaaaaaaaatttacagtaTCAATCAATCGCaactattatattattaataatatttgactttttCATACCTATTTATAAAGTGACTTACATAATTGATTATGATTTATATACTCTATAAAAATTTTACACTAActattcatataaattaaactctaaaaagTTTTTATCGTTTTTcacataaaaaatctaaaacctTTGTCAATGGTAAATAAATACTTCTCCCACCGTTTTAGACTTTTAGTACACATATAAAGACGAAACTGAACCCACACAAAAATTGTCACTTGTGATGCGTGACATGTTGATGTTGTTTTCTTATCCTTAAAACGATGTATAGAATGTTCAAATGCATGTTATGACGTAACGATATCTTTAACTCCTAAGTCCCacttaaaatttataagaacaaatttcatattattatagtctttataaaacaaaaataaaaatcttgaTTTTCCAAAGTGAGATAGAGACTCTTTCAAGGAAGGTGTGTTTAAAAGCCAAATTGGTTTGAATATGAAAAAAAGTGTACTATGGTTGTCGACGTCGTGGACCATTCAATATGCTAATGTTGAATAGTGGTGTGCGGAGTATccaatgatatatatattagcCTTGGTTAACAAAGTTGAACAATCCTATTTTGTATAAGAGCTAGAGTTAACTTAACTAGCTAGTGAGAGCACAAGAATATTTATTCTACAAAGTATATTCTTATAGCTTCTTGTTACTAATTTGAAAATGGTTAGAGCTCCTTGTTGTGAAAAAAAGGGATTGAAGAAGGGTCCTTGGACccaagaagaagatgaaattctCATTTCCTACATACAAAAACATGGACATAGCAATTGGCGTGCCCTCCCCAAACATGCCGGTAAGTAtttgttagattttttttcaaacaaatattaataaattagtagTTTAATTGCAGTGTTGGTCTccttattttagttaaatcacgaaaatagttctctcattttatttatcttcaattttGGTCACAGTCTAGTTTTGGTTccaaaatagaattttggtcaaaaactttATGAAGTGTCATTTTTAAAGTCACATCACACCATTTATGATTATCGATcttaggtacaattgttgcatcACGAGATCTTTAGatattgtgtgacttaaataagcacaaaaaaatgacatttcatcaaatttttaaccaaaattttgtttggggatcaaaactgaagagaaataaaatgggatgACTATTTtcgtaattaaactaaattaggagactaaaactgcaattaagtctaaattaattgttatgttAGTTTTAGTGTTTAGTAAGACTTTAGTTACCTACTACTCCGGTTCACCAAAATGACAACTAATTTATTACTctatatttggaaaattaatattaattgttattttcgttaaaacatattaaatgtTTATCGGTTCACCAATTGAGCTACTTGCTTGGTCACTAGTATTTTTTGGAATACAAAATGCTTTTTGGGATATTTAATAGGTTACTTTTGAAATGTTATTATCTTTCGtgtgttgattttatttatttatttatttatcttatcttatCAATTCTACAGGTTTATTAAGATGTGGAAAGAGTTGCAGACTTAGATGGATTAATTATTTAAGACCAGATATTAAGAGAGGAAATTTTACAAATGAAGAAGAGGAAATTATCATTAAGATGCATGAGTTGCTAGGGAAcaggtatatatatattcaattggTTCCTTTTTTCATATCAATGGCATTCATCATTTTGTAGTTTATTTGTCTTAGCCTCATATTAGgatgcattaattattaaataaactttGGTCCTTGTTTTCAGGTGGTCAGTAATAGCTGCAAAGTTACCTGGAAGAACagataatgaaataaaaaatgtgtgGCACACTCACTTGAAGAAGAAACTACTCAAAACCAATAgtcaacaaaattcaaataccataaaaagagtttcaaaaccaaaaaTCAATAGAACCAATTCCAATTCAAGTACTTTAACTCAATCTTCTTCAGAACCTTCTAATTATTTCCTTGAAATGGAAACTACATCATCAATTTGCACTTTTTCTAGTGATTTTTCATCACAAGGTAAATTTATGGACAACAACATTAATTGTGAAGAGCCTAAGCCTGAAATTGATGAAAGTTTTTGGTCAGAGACAGTAACTGATGATGAAATTAGTTCCACCATGCTAACAAATTCTTGGACAGTTTCAAATGAATTGCCAAATCAACAATACCCTGTAGTGGAAACTTTCCAAAATCAAGAGAAGTATAATGGTTTTAGTTCAAATTcctttgatgatgatgatggaatGGATTTTTGGTATGATTTGTTTATCAGATCAGGAGAATCAACAGATTTGCCAGAGTTCTagacttttttctttttcatgaaCACATTTTGATGGTGTTACTAAATTTGGAAGATATCAAacatgtttttaattaaattatgttactAAATTCAATAGCCAAATCATTCATTGGTAAAGAGTAATAATAAGTGTCATGTAATATGCAGAtgcataaaaagaaatatatacatgtgcataaaaaaataagaaaaaatagattCCAGCTGTTAGAGGGTGAGGGGCTAAAAgggaattattttaattttttggtaTAAGGTTAGAGTTATTCAATTgtaataacaataaattatgtttttttttcaaccaATAAATTATGTATAAAATTACGTGGAAGAATGATATttgaacacatttttaaatacaaatacaaacataaataCAAGTGACCCGTACAATCTatctcttcatttaattttcctcttttttattttccacacaatctctcttcatttaatttcctctttttttttccccctttttatctctatttttccactttttttttaaagtcattaTCCAgatttatattgtttgattagaattaCTAAACTTTCTGTTCAAATCAATTAACCAAGTTTTTCAAGAAATTAACTatattgttttaagtcattaatcaaatttatattttgtttgattagaatgaccaagttttcagttcaaattcattaaccaagttATTCATAATATTAACCATGTTTCTTAAAGTCATTAACCAGATTATATGGTTTGATTCAAATCTATTAACCAAGTTGTGAAAGGAGTTAACTatattgttttaagtcattaactagATTTACGAAAGACAAAATTTGAAACTCTACATTGTGGGAAAGAATGAAATGAAAAGTTACATTGCAAGTGAGGAGATAATGTTGCTCAAGttacttcataaaaaatttaattaaaatcactAAATAAAAGGAAGAAGCAGGAATTATGGAAGAAAGAAAAGATGAATGTGTGaggtttatttttgtagagaaagataaaaataaagtgaaaaaagagagataaaaagaaagtgaaaaaagagagataaaaaGGGAAAAAGGCAAAANNNNNNNNNNNNNNNNNNNNNNNNNNNNNNNNNNNNNNNNNNNNNNNNNNNNNaaaaaaaaaaaaaaaggaaaaaaaagagaaaaaaaaaaaaggaaaaaaaaagaaaaaaaaagggaaaaaggaaaaaaaaaaaaaaaaaaaaaaaggaaattaaaCGAAGAGAGAGATTGTATAGAAGGTCacttgtatttgtgtttaaaaatatgttcaaattgttagataatattattatatagtagtagtaagggtattttatgTTAGGAATAATGGCATCTGTTAGTTCAAAATATGAGAATTTTAAACAAGTTATCAAAGATCGGtagcggaatatattcaggagcaAGATTCACACAGttgcaaatattatcaatatatgagaacagaaacaatgcttaattcagaatgttaatcaatacagaaattcattaattcaaacattcaagaatacgcatttatgtaatatcaatataaagagtagggataagaaacaagtgcaccaaaatttatactggttcagctatcagtttgatagcctatatccagtcctgaaatccaacaagatttcatcatttccaatagaatgaattgagaacgtgttttacagattgtccagctcactccaagcctatctatctaactcactcacttctatttctaaaccacctaatccttggagttaatcgcctaactctcacaagatccaggtgaaacttcttcttgatgatctcacaccaacaaagatagctaccagtttccttactggatttctaaaccttcaattacagaaaattgtctttctcaaagaattaaagagtatcaagaactttgactcaatcacaataggATCACACACAAAGGTATTTAGCCactgaatattttgtgtgttgtaaaaacttttctctcagagtgtttatcaaagttattcaaaaattatcaaaaagttttccaaaagttatttttaaaagtgattgaatctgcttatatatattcagaaaaacatcaggacaatcgattgcttaatcgattttataatgttttaaagctagctaaatcgattgcccaatcgactttcgcatgtcttgtttttcttgaatcttgaacatataagcatgaatcgatttcccaatcgattcttttaatacataaatcagaactgatactatgattgtatcagaatcgattgagtaatcgattataggtgttttgttcaaacaacgagatcaaaacaatcgattgctcagtcgacttcataatcaccacaaacttgtagtttaagaaatctaattcaattgatgtcccaatcgatttgttggatcacaaaacttattcctgatttaaaaactttgtcacaatcgatttgtcaatcgattgattcaataaatggttgtttctgtgatttgcaaaatcgattgttcaattgatgtcctaatcgattgtccaattgattggattaatcccagaactcaggtttcactaaaatcctttaactaatcgattgcccaatcgatttatgtAGTGAAAACTCtggttctgagtcagacaatcgattgcccaattgattcatcaattgacttattagttgattgatttatattcattggcaaagacttaagtatgagaacatagtgattagtctactaaactaactactatgacacctaattacactacacaaatttgcatctttctcaagcatatcctccaactttggttgattccttgagttgcaagcttttgttccaagtgtatggtgtctgcttgtttgcctgaaatgtttctcaattcaaaatcattagatcaatcaaatatttcatatgcactgtatgtttggaaattaaatcaaaaacatgatcagggaagctcatgacttacattttagacaattctattcttttatatatatactcattgtaaccctattaactttggttttggttcattatatgttatgaaaccctagagtggttgtttctcttcttcctctttcttcctcttttctttgttaacatagtatcagagcctatttcgatcctccttgaacgatcccgcctctattctgctgtcgagttcccaacaattagggaatataattatagtttctcttttctaacattccaatattcaATGAGATTTTTTCGGTAAACCGTGTCCCAATTCTGGTTTACCCCTTCTTTGTagctttttgtttattttcagtAGATCAGTCGTAGCACTGTTCATCGTGCGGTACTGTTCAGTGCgcaataaaaaagttaatagggttacaatgagtatatatacaggaaaatagaaatgtctaaaatacccttactactaatatataataatattatctaacatctcccctcaaactcacgatgcattaacatggagtatcgagagtttgtcaactaaaaaacgaaaacgtttaatggaatacatctttgtgaacaaatcagcaatctttaaagaagaagagacaaaagatagagtaatgattctatgctgaagatgatgacgagaggggtaacgaggaggatcaacaatcgcaggaggtggttggacaaccggggggacaagagagatgtcaccaaagaagaagcaacaatcaaagagaagaaccaagccaacaaaaaatcaaaccgaaaaaggagcgataa
The genomic region above belongs to Cicer arietinum cultivar CDC Frontier isolate Library 1 chromosome 4, Cicar.CDCFrontier_v2.0, whole genome shotgun sequence and contains:
- the LOC101497945 gene encoding transcription factor MYB14-like isoform X1; this encodes MVRAPCCEKKGLKKGPWTQEEDEILISYIQKHGHSNWRALPKHAGLLRCGKSCRLRWINYLRPDIKRGNFTNEEEEIIIKMHELLGNRWSVIAAKLPGRTDNEIKNVWHTHLKKKLLKTNSQQNSNTIKRVSKPKINRTNSNSSTLTQSSSEPSNYFLEMETTSSICTFSSDFSSQGKFMDNNINCEEPKPEIDESFWSETVTDDEISSTMLTNSWTVSNELPNQQYPVVETFQNQEKYNGFSSNSFDDDDGMDFWYDLFIRSGESTDLPEF
- the LOC101497945 gene encoding transcription factor MYB14-like isoform X2, which translates into the protein MVRAPCCEKKGLKKGPWTQEEDEILISYIQKHGHSNWRALPKHAGLLRCGKSCRLRWINYLRPDIKRGNFTNEEEEIIIKMHELLGNRWSVIAAKLPGRTDNEIKNVWHTHLKKKLLKTNSQQNSNTIKRVSKPKINRTNSNSSTLTQSSSEPSNYFLEMETTSSICTFSSDFSSQGKFMDNNINCEEPKPEIDESFWSETVTDDEISSTMLTNSWTVSNELPNQQYPVVETFQNQEKYNGFSSNSFDDDDGMDFWYDLFIRSGESTDLPEF